Proteins from a genomic interval of Methanobrevibacter wolinii SH:
- the galU gene encoding UTP--glucose-1-phosphate uridylyltransferase GalU encodes MKAVIPAAGFGTRFLPATKAQPKEMLPVFDKPTIQYVIEEAVASGIDDILIVTGKNKRSIEDHFDKSFELEHSLKEKGKLNELRRIQDITDLADITYVRQKEQKGLGDAIYCARKHIGGEPFAVMLGDTITKGDVPCTKQLIDVYKKYNSSAIAVERVPDEKVERYGIIDGRPVEDTVYKIDKLVEKPALKDAPTNLAIMGRYFLTPDIFEHIENTEPGVGGEIQLTDALAKLNVIYGSIFNGHTYDIGNRMEWLMTSIEFALEDEEAHDQILNYMKEKVKSE; translated from the coding sequence ATGAAGGCAGTTATTCCTGCAGCAGGTTTTGGAACTAGATTTTTACCTGCAACAAAAGCACAACCAAAAGAGATGTTACCTGTATTTGATAAACCAACTATTCAATATGTAATTGAAGAAGCAGTAGCATCTGGTATTGATGATATTTTAATTGTAACTGGTAAAAATAAAAGGTCTATTGAAGATCATTTTGATAAATCATTTGAACTTGAACATTCTTTAAAAGAAAAAGGTAAATTAAATGAATTAAGAAGAATTCAAGATATTACAGATTTAGCTGATATTACTTATGTACGTCAAAAAGAACAAAAAGGTCTTGGGGATGCAATTTATTGTGCAAGAAAACATATTGGTGGAGAACCATTTGCAGTAATGCTTGGAGATACTATAACTAAAGGAGATGTTCCTTGTACTAAACAATTAATTGATGTATATAAAAAATATAATTCTTCAGCTATTGCTGTTGAAAGAGTTCCTGATGAAAAAGTAGAAAGGTATGGTATTATTGATGGTAGACCAGTTGAAGATACTGTTTATAAAATAGATAAGCTTGTTGAAAAACCTGCTTTAAAAGATGCTCCAACAAATCTTGCTATTATGGGAAGATACTTTTTAACTCCGGATATCTTTGAACATATTGAAAACACTGAACCAGGTGTAGGTGGAGAAATTCAATTAACTGATGCACTTGCTAAATTAAATGTTATTTATGGTTCTATATTTAATGGTCATACTTATGATATTGGTAACCGTATGGAATGGTTAATGACTAGTATTGAATTTGCTCTTGAAGATGAAGAAGCTCATGATCAAATTTTAAATTATATGAAAGAAAAAGTAAAATCTGAATAA
- a CDS encoding peptidase U32 family protein has translation MVELLSPAGDFTSLTAVLKNGADAVYIGLKGVNMRINASNFSLQDVKKASDITHDYGSKLYLCTNTIMKDKDILRLNEQLPKLADADVDGLILSDIALIEAVDSYGIEPHISVQENISNSYVLKTLKKLGATRAILSRELSIPEIKKICKKSPIETEIFIHGAMCMAISGRCFLSYGLYGRSANCGDCLQPCRKNWKFTFDYESNDKVINNSDLKTDEESFIISEAYDNSYRTTFFSPKDMAMIEHIPELMDTGVDAFKIEGRARSADYCATATNVYREAIDLYEKNSKNYVYNPQWMERLKEVFNRGFDTGFYFNTPYELSENNKSKYIKKDIGKVVNYYNKPKVAEFKIWDDLKIGDEIMIQGPTTGSVRYTIDSMEIDNKKINHAPKGVNVGVAIPYKLRESDFVYKLLKREDDS, from the coding sequence ATGGTAGAATTACTTTCACCAGCTGGAGATTTTACATCTCTTACAGCAGTTTTAAAAAATGGTGCTGATGCAGTATATATTGGTCTTAAAGGAGTAAATATGCGTATAAATGCTAGTAATTTTAGTCTTCAAGATGTTAAAAAAGCATCAGATATTACACATGATTATGGTTCTAAATTATATCTTTGTACTAATACAATAATGAAAGATAAAGATATTTTAAGGTTAAATGAACAATTACCTAAATTAGCAGATGCGGATGTTGATGGACTTATATTATCTGATATTGCTTTAATAGAAGCTGTAGATAGTTATGGTATTGAACCACATATTAGTGTTCAAGAAAATATAAGTAATTCATATGTTCTAAAAACACTTAAAAAATTAGGAGCTACAAGAGCTATTCTATCAAGAGAATTATCAATCCCCGAAATTAAAAAAATATGTAAAAAATCTCCAATTGAAACAGAAATATTTATTCATGGTGCTATGTGTATGGCAATATCTGGTAGATGCTTTTTAAGCTATGGTTTATATGGTAGAAGTGCAAACTGTGGAGATTGCTTACAACCATGTCGTAAAAATTGGAAATTCACTTTTGACTATGAATCTAATGATAAAGTTATTAATAATAGTGATTTAAAAACTGATGAAGAATCATTTATTATTTCTGAAGCATATGATAATTCTTATAGGACTACATTTTTTTCTCCAAAAGATATGGCTATGATTGAACATATTCCTGAATTAATGGATACTGGGGTAGATGCATTTAAAATAGAAGGAAGAGCAAGATCTGCTGATTATTGTGCTACTGCAACAAATGTTTATAGAGAAGCTATAGATTTATATGAAAAAAATAGTAAAAATTATGTTTATAATCCTCAATGGATGGAAAGATTAAAAGAAGTCTTTAATCGTGGATTTGACACTGGATTCTATTTTAATACTCCATATGAATTAAGTGAAAATAATAAATCAAAGTATATTAAAAAAGATATTGGTAAAGTAGTAAATTATTATAATAAACCAAAAGTTGCAGAATTTAAGATTTGGGATGATTTAAAAATAGGGGATGAAATAATGATTCAAGGTCCTACAACAGGTTCTGTAAGATATACCATTGATTCTATGGAAATTGATAATAAAAAAATAAATCATGCACCTAAAGGAGTAAATGTAGGTGTAGCTATTCCTTATAAATTACGTGAAAGTGATTTTGTATATAAATTACTAAAACGTGAAGATGATAGTTAA
- a CDS encoding DUF371 domain-containing protein — protein MNFKIKAKGHPNVSAMHKSTFEITKDQNLTKSGDCIIGLDINKSMLDFPEDFKNKLRNSNTKIIVKLKTENASDEIIGYGHPDLPLNHPTDLVFRKSNFICSRTLMIKANKASCDLNRDLIEDLKDSKDLFVDIILE, from the coding sequence ATGAATTTTAAGATTAAAGCAAAAGGACATCCAAATGTAAGTGCTATGCATAAATCAACATTTGAAATTACTAAAGATCAAAATCTCACAAAGTCTGGGGATTGTATTATTGGTTTAGATATTAATAAATCTATGTTAGATTTTCCAGAAGATTTTAAAAATAAACTTAGAAATTCTAATACTAAAATAATTGTTAAATTAAAAACTGAAAATGCATCTGATGAGATTATTGGTTATGGTCATCCAGATTTACCATTAAATCATCCGACAGATTTGGTTTTTAGAAAAAGTAATTTTATTTGTTCAAGAACATTGATGATTAAAGCAAATAAAGCTTCTTGTGATTTAAATAGAGATTTAATTGAAGATCTTAAAGATTCTAAAGATTTATTTGTTGATATTATTTTAGAATGA
- the cfbC gene encoding Ni-sirohydrochlorin a,c-diamide reductive cyclase ATP-dependent reductase subunit → MTEKKIAIYGKGGIGKSTTVANLSAALSMEDLKVMVIGCDPKADTTRTLYGSRIPTIIHTVKDNKHPKLEDVVFKGFNDVLCVESGGPEPGVGCAGRGVIVAMKYLEKLNAFSDDIDIRFYDVLGDVVCGGFSVPIRKDYADEVYIVSSGEYMSLYAANNICRGIKKLKGRLGGIICNKRNVENEEDIVNEFASKIGSKVVGVVERSNLIQDAELDAKTVVEKYPNSDETKNYKKLADNLMSNNDYCIPEPMDDEKFEDFFKSFIMN, encoded by the coding sequence ATGACAGAAAAGAAGATAGCTATTTATGGTAAAGGTGGAATTGGTAAATCTACTACTGTAGCTAATTTATCAGCTGCATTAAGTATGGAAGATTTAAAAGTTATGGTAATAGGTTGTGATCCTAAAGCAGATACTACAAGAACATTATATGGTTCTAGAATACCAACAATTATACATACTGTTAAAGATAATAAGCATCCTAAATTAGAAGATGTAGTATTTAAAGGTTTCAATGATGTTTTATGTGTTGAGAGTGGAGGACCTGAGCCAGGTGTTGGTTGTGCAGGACGTGGTGTTATTGTTGCAATGAAATATCTTGAAAAATTAAATGCATTTTCTGATGATATTGATATAAGATTTTATGATGTACTTGGAGATGTTGTTTGTGGTGGATTTTCAGTACCTATAAGAAAAGATTATGCTGATGAAGTTTATATAGTTTCATCTGGTGAATACATGTCACTTTATGCAGCTAATAATATATGTCGTGGGATTAAAAAGCTTAAAGGCCGTTTAGGTGGAATTATCTGTAATAAACGAAATGTTGAAAATGAAGAAGATATTGTTAATGAGTTTGCTTCTAAAATAGGATCTAAAGTAGTTGGTGTTGTAGAAAGAAGTAATCTTATTCAAGATGCTGAACTTGATGCAAAAACAGTTGTTGAAAAATATCCTAATTCAGATGAAACTAAAAATTATAAAAAACTTGCAGATAATTTAATGTCTAATAATGATTATTGTATTCCTGAACCTATGGATGATGAAAAATTTGAAGACTTTTTCAAATCATTTATTATGAATTAA
- a CDS encoding NCS2 family permease: MLNGFFKLDSNNTNIKTEFLAGLTTFLAMAYILGVNPTMLSEGGMPASGVFFATALASGVSCIVMGLISKYPVGLAPGMGMNALFTYTIIIAMGNHWNVALAAVFVSSIIFLLITISGLRESILNTIPMDLKLAIGAGIGFFLAFIGLKGAGIIVSSPSTLVSMGSLCSAPALLAFIGIFITLILYIKKVPLAVFAGLVITAIIGLIFTLCGFIGHGIVMPSVPTQWVSTSFDVSLFGSFVSGFKGLFSNIPNLIIILFSLLFVTFFDTTGTLIPLANKCGFVDEETGHVEGIDRAFLGDALGGIIGAILGTSTLTAYVESATGISLGGRTGLTSVFTGIFFLLSLFFAPTVLSLFTAPVTAAALVIVGMMMISQLKNIQWDNLMVTASVFMTIIMMILTYSISIGIAWGFITYAFASLANGKAKELGWSVWIMVVVFIIYLFVVY, encoded by the coding sequence ATGTTAAATGGTTTTTTTAAGTTAGATTCTAACAATACTAATATTAAAACAGAATTTCTTGCAGGTTTAACTACTTTTTTAGCTATGGCTTATATTTTAGGTGTTAACCCTACAATGTTAAGTGAAGGTGGAATGCCTGCATCTGGTGTATTCTTCGCTACAGCACTTGCTTCTGGTGTTTCTTGTATTGTTATGGGTCTTATTTCAAAATATCCTGTTGGACTCGCTCCAGGTATGGGTATGAATGCATTGTTTACTTATACAATTATTATTGCTATGGGTAATCATTGGAATGTAGCTTTAGCTGCTGTTTTTGTTTCAAGTATTATATTTTTACTTATTACTATTTCTGGTTTAAGGGAAAGTATTCTTAACACTATTCCTATGGATTTAAAATTAGCTATTGGTGCAGGTATTGGTTTTTTCCTTGCATTTATTGGTTTAAAAGGTGCAGGTATAATTGTTTCTAGTCCATCAACTCTTGTTTCTATGGGTTCTTTATGTTCTGCTCCTGCTCTTTTAGCATTTATTGGTATTTTTATTACATTAATATTATATATTAAAAAAGTACCTCTTGCTGTTTTTGCAGGTTTAGTTATAACTGCTATTATTGGTTTAATCTTTACTTTATGTGGATTTATAGGACATGGTATTGTAATGCCTTCAGTTCCAACTCAATGGGTATCAACTAGTTTTGATGTTTCATTATTTGGATCATTTGTAAGTGGTTTTAAAGGATTATTCTCAAATATTCCTAATTTAATAATAATTCTATTTTCATTATTATTTGTTACTTTCTTTGATACTACTGGAACTTTAATTCCTTTAGCAAATAAATGTGGTTTTGTTGATGAAGAAACTGGTCATGTTGAAGGTATTGATAGAGCATTTTTAGGTGATGCTCTTGGTGGAATTATTGGTGCAATTTTAGGTACAAGTACATTAACTGCTTATGTTGAAAGTGCAACTGGTATTTCTTTAGGTGGTAGAACTGGTTTAACTTCAGTTTTCACTGGAATATTCTTTTTACTTTCATTATTCTTTGCACCTACAGTATTATCTTTATTCACTGCTCCAGTTACTGCAGCTGCATTAGTTATTGTTGGTATGATGATGATTTCTCAATTGAAAAATATTCAATGGGATAATTTAATGGTTACAGCATCTGTATTTATGACAATTATTATGATGATTTTAACTTATTCTATTTCAATTGGTATTGCATGGGGATTCATCACTTATGCATTTGCAAGTTTAGCAAATGGTAAAGCTAAAGAATTAGGTTGGTCTGTCTGGATAATGGTTGTAGTATTTATAATCTATTTATTTGTGGTCTATTAA
- a CDS encoding GIY-YIG nuclease family protein, whose translation MKGSYCLIISLSKEDNLKIGSLYDNLRFKKGYYVYIGSAMNSLIPRLKRHLSDNKKMHWHIDYLLKSKYASISEILFTDSKKRIECDLAENISSKGVEIPNFGCSDCNCNSHLIYFKNEEEAIKNVKDAYKSLNIEFMNLEDFKNLIKK comes from the coding sequence ATGAAAGGTTCATATTGTCTTATAATATCATTATCAAAGGAAGATAATTTAAAAATTGGAAGTTTATATGATAATTTAAGATTCAAAAAAGGATATTATGTTTATATAGGTTCTGCAATGAATTCATTAATACCAAGACTTAAAAGACATTTATCAGATAATAAAAAAATGCATTGGCATATAGACTATTTACTTAAAAGTAAATATGCAAGTATAAGTGAAATATTATTTACAGATAGTAAAAAAAGAATAGAATGTGATTTAGCAGAAAATATCTCTTCTAAAGGAGTCGAAATTCCAAATTTTGGTTGTTCTGATTGTAATTGTAATTCACATTTAATATATTTTAAAAATGAAGAAGAAGCTATAAAAAATGTTAAAGATGCATATAAAAGTTTAAATATTGAATTTATGAATTTAGAAGATTTTAAAAATTTAATTAAAAAATGA